One window of the Triticum dicoccoides isolate Atlit2015 ecotype Zavitan chromosome 3B, WEW_v2.0, whole genome shotgun sequence genome contains the following:
- the LOC119280798 gene encoding uncharacterized protein LOC119280798, with product MSDVVDEARWREQVFREHEFSVVRLHSVAGNDFRGNGFIVYHSKTRCLIVSCQHVVKIVEDGGTMHAYFSNSVAPYNARVLYTDEHRDLALLWAEEVVEPMTSLRFFDSPYASGWNVVALSFISLGASSNPILEPGTFSGDITNEPDEPHLHCSCSSKEATSGSPIILANVNEVVGVLGGASRASVYAVPVRTIKEFLGQRLGGVNMDMPIAGMVRLVALQQA from the exons ATGTCTGATGTCGTGGATGAAGCTCGCTGGCGTGAGCAGGTGTTTAGAGAACATGAGTTCTCCGTGGTGCGTCTGCATTCTGTTGCTGGAAATGATTTTCGTGGCAATGGCTTTATTGTCTATCACAGTAAAACGAGGTGTCTCATAGTGTCATGTCAACATGTCGTTAAGATAGTTGAAGATGGTGGAACCATGCATGCTTATTTCTCCAACAGTGTCGCCCCATACAATGCAAGAGTATTGTATACCGATGAGCACCGGGATCTTGCTTTGCTGTGGGCTGAAGAGGTGGTGGAACCAATGACTTCTTTGAGGTTCTTTGACTCACCGTATGCTTCTGGATGGAATGTTGTCGCACTTTCTTTTATCTCATTGGGTGCTTCATCCAATCCTATTCTAGAACCAGGGACCTTTTCTGGTGACATAAC CAATGAACCAGATGAACCACACCTTCACTGTAGTTGTTCATCTAAGGAAGCCACATCAGGTTCACCTATTATTTTGGCAAATGTAAACGAGGTAGTTGGGGTGCTTGGCGGAGCTTCACGTGCGTCTGTATACGCTGTTCCGGTCAGAACTATAAAGGAGTTCTTAGGACAGCGCCTTGGTGGAGTCAAT ATGGACATGCCAATCGCTGGGATGGTTAGGCTTGTCGCACTGCAGCAGGCATAG